CTCGGCGGATTCGGTGTGCTTCATCCGGACCTCTCGAGGGGCGCGGGGTCGCTTCCGAGACACGGTTTAGTGCAGCCTAAATTCCGGGACAGGATAGCATGGAGCCGCGCAACGGCAAGGGAAACTGGCATCCTCGCCGCCCGTGATGTATTTTCAGCCGGGTGTGTCGACCGCGGGCTGTCCCCGGCGACCGGCGATGCCGTCGTGCCCCACGCGTACGTGAACGACCCAAGGGAGACCTTCGATGAACAGAGCCGCCCTGTGCCGCAGCGGGCTTGTGGTCCTGGCCCTCGGCCTGATCGTCCTGGCGGGATGCGACGATGAGACAACGTCCGGACTGACCGGCAACGGTTCCATCGGCGTCTACCCGCTCCCGTCGACGACGTCCTTCCCCTGGCACCTGGCCGGCCCCGACGGCTACGAGCACGAGGGTTCCGGCGACGAGCTGCTCGAAGACATGGCGGTCGGTTCCTACACCCTCACCTGGCAGGGTGTCACCGGCTGGGTCACACCTTCGCCCGCCGAGGTGATCAGGACCGTGGTCGGCGGCGGCCTCACGACCTTCACCACGACCTACCGCACCACCGGCGGCGAGATCCTGCCGGGGCAGATCGACATCAACCCGCTGCCGGACGACCAGGGCTTCGGCTTCCCCTGGACCATCACGGGTCCCGACGAGTTCAGCGCCTCGGGCACGGGCTTCGTGCGCTACGAGAACATGGATCCCGGCGACTACATCGTGACCTGGGGCGACGTGGACGATTGGACCACGCCGACGCCGAGCGTCGTCACCTTGACGCTGCTGGAGGGCGACGGGCTCTCCTTCACCGCGACCTGGACCTCGATCGAGGGATCGATCATCACCTTCCACCCGGTCTCGCCGGGCACCTTCCTCATGGGCAGCCCCCGCGGCGAGGTGGGCAGCGACGGCTACGAGTGGCCCCAGCACCGCGTCACGCTGACGCGGCCCTTCTTGATGTCGAAGACGGAGATCACCTGGGACCAGTACGAGCGGCTGATGGGCAACAACCCGAGCTACTACGACGACGTCTGCACCACCTGCTCGTCCGACTACCCCATGGAATCGGTGAGCTGGCTGCAGGCGGTCGCGTTCTGCAACGCGCTCTCGGTGGCGGAACAGCTGACGCCGGCCTACACCGTGGCCGGTTCGACGGTGACGTGGGACCAGGGCGCCGACGGCTACCGGCTGCCGACCGAAGCCGAATGGGAGTACGCCTGCCGCGCCGGCACGATCACGGCGCTCTACAGCGGCGACCTGACCTCGTCCGCGGCGAGCTGCTACAACGACCCGAACCTCGATCTGATCGGGTGGTACTGCAACAACAGCTCCTCCCACAGCCGGCCCGTCGGCGACAAGCCGGCCAACGAGTGGCTCTTCGAGGACATGAGCGGCAACGTGTGGGAATGGGTCTGGGACTTCAGCCGCAACTACGACAGCGTGTCGCTGCAGCTCGGGGATTTCACGTTCCTCGACGGCAGCGTCCAGCAGCGCGGCACGGTGACCGTCATGGAGGCCGAGGACGGCTTCGGCACGGACAAGGTCTTCCGCCTCGACGAGATCGGCGCGACCTTCGGCGTCTCCAACCTCGGCGTCACCACGTCGCAGGTCAGCTTCCGCTACGCCGACTTCGACAGCGTCACCAACTTCAAGGTCAACGGCCAGACGCTCTACCGGGGGATGTTCTCCGAGCTGCCGGCGACCGTCGCGCCGGGCGTCACCGCGACGGTGACCGCCGAGCCCGTCACGATCGAGGCCTACGGCGACGGCGTGGCCGGGACGATCACGCTGACCGGCGCGGTGACGAGCGTGCTCGTCGGCGGCCAGCTCCTGATGATCGACGACTTCAGCGTCATCGAGGTCGGGACCTCCCAGTTCGCGCGGGACCGGCTGGTGGACTTCGACCTCTTCGTGCGCGGGCAGGTCTACCGCCCGAACCCCG
This portion of the bacterium genome encodes:
- a CDS encoding formylglycine-generating enzyme family protein — protein: MNRAALCRSGLVVLALGLIVLAGCDDETTSGLTGNGSIGVYPLPSTTSFPWHLAGPDGYEHEGSGDELLEDMAVGSYTLTWQGVTGWVTPSPAEVIRTVVGGGLTTFTTTYRTTGGEILPGQIDINPLPDDQGFGFPWTITGPDEFSASGTGFVRYENMDPGDYIVTWGDVDDWTTPTPSVVTLTLLEGDGLSFTATWTSIEGSIITFHPVSPGTFLMGSPRGEVGSDGYEWPQHRVTLTRPFLMSKTEITWDQYERLMGNNPSYYDDVCTTCSSDYPMESVSWLQAVAFCNALSVAEQLTPAYTVAGSTVTWDQGADGYRLPTEAEWEYACRAGTITALYSGDLTSSAASCYNDPNLDLIGWYCNNSSSHSRPVGDKPANEWLFEDMSGNVWEWVWDFSRNYDSVSLQLGDFTFLDGSVQQRGTVTVMEAEDGFGTDKVFRLDEIGATFGVSNLGVTTSQVSFRYADFDSVTNFKVNGQTLYRGMFSELPATVAPGVTATVTAEPVTIEAYGDGVAGTITLTGAVTSVLVGGQLLMIDDFSVIEVGTSQFARDRLVDFDLFVRGQVYRPNPGGIPTLVSLGCTITDPIGRNTGSVHMLRGGSFFSSPGDCRSASRSEPNLSSRYAGFRVARYND